A window of Punica granatum isolate Tunisia-2019 chromosome 8, ASM765513v2, whole genome shotgun sequence genomic DNA:
TAATTTTGACTTAAGTCTTATCCCGTTGAAACTCAATCTTCCAATGGTTTGCAAGCCATTAAATTGGGAACACATATCGGAAAAACAATTCCTTTTTGACTTTGAGATAAGGAAGCCTTTTGTGTTATCGGATATGATAGGCGGTTACTTAAGCTGTCCTAccttagatatatataatagttttCGTCTTAAttcttccttaaataataGGTTTAGTCTTATATCATCCCGTAACCTAAGCAATTTCAATATTGAATTAGAAGATGATAGGTATAAGGAAATGTGCAACATATTGAATGGGCTTCAGAAACAAGGATTtaagataaataataaaatattggaGTTCATTAAGAATAATCGTGCTACTTTAGAAAAAGTAGGTCTTCTTATGCCTGGAATACTAGCACACGTGAATCTGAAAGATGCCTACGATCTTCTGAGGATCAAATATTACCTGAATAAGGATATAAAGAAAGTTTGTAGCCTTAGTGTTCTCTTAAAGGAATTAGCTAATAGGGTGCAGACTGCTAGGTATCAAGATTTAATAATCAGGCTAGCGTCCGCATACGAGGATTATGTCTTTTATCTGCCTGCCTTTATGGACTTCCGTGGTAGAATCTACCGCTCAGGTATCTTGCATTTTCATGAGCGTGATTTAGCTAGAAGTTTAATAGTATTTGCCAATAATCATCAAGAAGGAAGCAACCAGTCGGCTAAGGACATAGTAGCCTCTTCAGCTGCCTTTAAGTATAAGAAATTCTATCTTTATGATGATGCTCTTCAATGGTATAAGGAAAAACAGAGTTTGATCTATGCTTCTGATGAGAGTTTAATAAGCTTCGCAAAGGGTGCTAGTGATCCATTTCAGTTCATAGCCAAGGTCCTGTGTTACGATAGAGTTCAAGAATATAATAGGATACCAATAACTCAAGATGCTGCTGCCAGTGCTTATCAGATCATGAGTTATTTATTGCTTAACGAAGAAATGGCTAGGAGAACGAATCTTATTCCCCACCCTGATGGGAAAATACAAGATGTATACATGTACTTGCTCTATGATTTTAAGGAATTTTTGCATCATCGAATAAATGATAAGTTACAGATGGAAATCATTGAATCTAAGTTAGATAGAAAGCTCATCAAAAGTCTATTCATGCCATTGATCTATGGGAAGACATTGATCAGCATGGAAAAGGATATTAGGCTAAAATATGGTGAATTGCTTAGTCGAAAGGATAGCTATAACCTCGCTAAACTTAGCAATGAATTTTGGATCCATAAATATCCAGATATAGTCAATTTTATGAAGTTGATTACCATCATTAGTTGGTTTTGTTCAGTAATGGATAGAGCGGTTGTCTATAGTATACCATATTTCACTACAAAACAGGATTATATGTCTTTCGTAAAAGAAGAGATAATGGTTTATGAAAGGACTAGCAAAAAGAGACGACGGGTTACTCTAAGTGTACCTACTATGAAGAGGGATAAGCGAAAGACTCAATCCTCAGCATGCGCTAACTTTATTCATCAGAAGGATGCATACATTGCCATGAAAGTAGTAGAATCATTATTGAGAGAAGGAGCCCCTATATATACCGTACatgataattttataactACTCTGCCTTACGTAAGAATTGTACCTGATATATATACCAAGGTCTTTATTAATATGGGTCCTCcacttaaaattattaatgaatttattagGATAAATCTGATTAAATCATACACTCGAGATATTAATAACTCATCACCCTTATACTATAACCATAATTATCCTATGCCATCTGATTATCTTACTGAGATATTGAATTCACTTTTACCCGATAATTCACCAACTAAAGATaaaatgaaatggaaaaaaaaggtatCAGACTTTGTTCAGTATTACAACAACTATGTAGATGCTGTATGCAGTAATCAAGTGATTGATTCAGAGGATCTTTCTCCTTTCCTTATTCAAGAGAAGTGGAATAAATTTAAGAAACTTCTAGAGAACAGAAGTCATAATTACAGCGTGCATTACTAATTATGTAGTATATAATGATGTGAGGAGAAGCTATGGAAATAGGGTGTTATAGCAGATGCCTCTTAGCAGATAGGTAGGGCTACTTAAGTAACTTAGTGCAAGGTGTGTATATGAAATGAAAACTAAATGGATTTTAAAAAAACGACTCATGAGTATGACTACTGGTCCTATGGAATTGGTGTTCTTTTTTGATGTAATGGAGCTTAACTATAAACTTCATTATAGTGAATTTCCCATGATTTCTAGTGTTGatataaaatgttttaaaaatcGAATGACTGATTTCAGTAACAATGGTATTGGAAGTGATATGCTATATGATCCTATAATGGAACCATTGATTCAATCGTCGTTGGCACACTTCCTTTacatgaaaaagaataatatggATATGGATATCAAGGATGACGAAAATAGTGATAAAATCCCAGATCTAAAAACATTCCATCCTAATTACATACGTTTTCAATTTATGGATAACTTAATAGCAAATAAAGCATCGGTCACACTAGGATCTTTTAAGCTTTATGAATTTACACCAGGTACATCATCTATGGACTGAGGGATACTTATGCTAAAGGTTGATGCTTTGTTACAGaatcaaattattaaaagattGGTTGATTCCTTTGTCAATAAACTACAGTTAGATGGTGATCAGGTTGATAGAATCTTAGGATTCGTTCAAACTAAAAGGAAACCAACTAAAGGTATAGGCTTGCTATATTTTTTACTGATGGACTTGTATTTAGAGCATCTTGATTATTTCATTTATGAGACTATAAATAAATCAGGATTAAACTGTTTTTGGTCTAGGTGCCTGAATACCGCAATCCTTGGATTTACTGATAAGAAAActgtattaaaatttaatgatATTTTGCAGTTACACATCGTACTTCCAGCATGGGGTTTGACTGCTAAAGTACGTTCAGGCACCCGGGGTGGTAGAGTTCTTAGACCTTGGCAAGGTAAGCTCTATATTAATACGGAGGGGCATCTACAATGGGAAAGACCTGAAAGTATCATAGAGATGTAATGAGAAATCAGGTCTATGAGAGTGCTTATGATTTGTCTGGTTATCTTGTGTCTTAGAATATAGTATGGTGTTAAAATGGACCGGTCTAACGGATGAACCGGAGAGTAGGGAGGTATGGAAGGGCCCACTCCAGTTATTGCTCTTATTCATCTGGTTTTGGTCTATAGGGTGAGCTATTGTCATTGTCCTTCTTAGCCTTCTTAGCCTCATCCTTGGTTTTGTAGAGAGTGGGTTGAAGAGTAGTGGTCTTTTGACCTTCAGTAGTGGACTGACTGACTgattcttcatttttcttcaatagttcatattttaaaatagtaTTAGCATCTTGACTTCTTATGTCTATTACATCTATAGGTCGTGTGTCTATCCAGACATTATTTGAATCATAGACATTCTCTCTTTTATTACTCTGTGGTAGTCCTAGTTTTAGGAGCATATCTTTTTTTCCAATCTGGAGTTTTTTCCAATCTATTCTGA
This region includes:
- the LOC116188743 gene encoding uncharacterized protein LOC116188743, giving the protein MDKKLNNTMDLSEKELYELQKRIEDITINFDEYSIFNETPNLIKLLVGKDLISAKSYLYKYLPKDIYNSTIDQFGQYTLEAIIIYVLGLLYNSIQESSVVRVSTLVDRLDSTVRTQANIINNKNMVSSTATSSRVDSSKEGYIKHKKSTKYEIGKRLLEFMIDRKLLHIETFAADDKKAVVKKKGKGYLESNLFAVCNFDLSLIPLKLNLPMVCKPLNWEHISEKQFLFDFEIRKPFVLSDMIGGYLSCPTLDIYNSFRLNSSLNNRFSLISSRNLSNFNIELEDDRYKEMCNILNGLQKQGFKINNKILEFIKNNRATLEKVGLLMPGILAHVNLKDAYDLLRIKYYLNKDIKKVCSLSVLLKELANRVQTARYQDLIIRLASAYEDYVFYLPAFMDFRGRIYRSGILHFHERDLARSLIVFANNHQEGSNQSAKDIVASSAAFKYKKFYLYDDALQWYKEKQSLIYASDESLISFAKGASDPFQFIAKVLCYDRVQEYNRIPITQDAAASAYQIMSYLLLNEEMARRTNLIPHPDGKIQDVYMYLLYDFKEFLHHRINDKLQMEIIESKLDRKLIKSLFMPLIYGKTLISMEKDIRLKYGELLSRKDSYNLAKLSNEFWIHKYPDIVNFMKLITIISWFCSVMDRAVVYSIPYFTTKQDYMSFVKEEIMVYERTSKKRRRVTLSVPTMKRDKRKTQSSACANFIHQKDAYIAMKVVESLLREGAPIYTVHDNFITTLPYVRIVPDIYTKVFINMGPPLKIINEFIRINLIKSYTRDINNSSPLYYNHNYPMPSDYLTEILNSLLPDNSPTKDKMKWKKKVSDFVQYYNNYVDAVCSNQVIDSEDLSPFLIQEKWNKFKKLLENRSHNYSVHY